Proteins co-encoded in one Spiroplasma gladiatoris genomic window:
- a CDS encoding deoxyribonuclease IV: MKNKFYLGSHVGMNSKNNYLIGTAKEAIENGANTLMFFTGAPQNTIRTATEKLNIEEFKKILIENDIDITKTLCHGPYTINLANTVKPEIFELGVRLLKEELNRLEEIGVHLVVLHPGAAVGAERKIALDSVIKGLNMVYKDLPNTPVKIALETMSGKGTEVCINFDEIKYVLDNVERKDMIGVCFDTCHMHDAGYDVKNNFDGVVEEFNNLIGLDKLLAIHLNDSKNFINAHKDRHENIGYGYIGFKALSNIVHNPLFKNIPIVLETPYIDGKISPYKLEIEMLKNNKFVNNFDLDIKTE; encoded by the coding sequence ATGAAAAATAAATTTTACTTAGGAAGTCATGTTGGTATGAATTCAAAAAACAATTACTTAATAGGAACTGCAAAAGAAGCGATCGAAAATGGTGCTAATACTTTAATGTTTTTTACAGGAGCACCTCAAAATACTATAAGAACTGCTACTGAAAAATTAAACATTGAAGAGTTTAAAAAAATACTAATAGAAAATGATATTGATATTACAAAAACTTTATGTCACGGACCTTACACTATTAACCTCGCAAACACTGTTAAACCTGAAATATTTGAACTAGGTGTAAGATTATTAAAAGAAGAACTTAATAGACTTGAAGAAATTGGTGTTCATTTAGTTGTTTTACATCCAGGAGCAGCTGTTGGAGCTGAAAGAAAAATAGCTTTAGATAGTGTTATTAAAGGTCTTAATATGGTTTATAAAGATTTGCCAAATACTCCAGTAAAAATTGCACTTGAAACAATGAGTGGTAAAGGAACTGAGGTTTGTATAAATTTTGATGAAATAAAATATGTTTTAGATAACGTTGAAAGAAAAGATATGATTGGTGTATGTTTTGATACATGCCATATGCATGATGCTGGTTATGATGTTAAAAATAATTTTGATGGAGTTGTTGAAGAGTTTAATAATTTAATTGGTTTAGATAAATTATTGGCAATTCATTTAAATGATTCAAAAAATTTTATTAATGCACATAAAGATCGTCATGAAAACATTGGTTATGGTTATATCGGTTTTAAAGCTTTATCAAACATTGTACATAATCCTTTGTTTAAAAATATTCCAATAGTTTTAGAAACTCCTTATATTGACGGTAAAATCAGTCCTTATAAATTAGAAATTGAAATGTTAAAAAACAATAAGTTTGTAAATAATTTTGACTTAGACATAAAAACTGAATAA
- a CDS encoding pyrroline-5-carboxylate reductase family protein gives MKKILIIGTGHMGEAILKSLSKNLNKDFYEITILNRTLSKSIEFSNKYKCNYIKNLEEINYSDYHFIFLGFRPVDADGVLNKINLQNHSNTIIISMLNAFKISEIEKYFEKDINVLRIMPNMNANIDKSTTSYCFKAKNIHLLNEAIKILNVFGKTYLIEEEQFASFVALTGSAPAFIYEFIKAFKEYAFLNNYKEEISNDFIKETIIGSTMAALENSISLDEMIKKIIVPNGPTEFGHNTLIENNFKEILIKCFENTKSKA, from the coding sequence ATGAAAAAAATATTAATAATTGGAACAGGGCATATGGGTGAAGCAATATTAAAGTCCTTATCTAAAAATTTAAATAAAGATTTTTATGAAATAACTATCTTAAATAGAACTTTAAGCAAGTCAATTGAGTTTTCAAACAAATATAAATGTAATTACATAAAAAACTTAGAAGAAATAAATTATTCAGATTATCATTTTATATTTTTAGGTTTTCGTCCGGTTGATGCAGATGGTGTTTTAAATAAAATTAACTTGCAAAATCATAGTAATACAATAATTATTTCTATGTTAAATGCTTTTAAAATAAGTGAAATTGAAAAATACTTTGAAAAAGATATAAATGTATTAAGAATTATGCCAAATATGAATGCAAATATTGATAAATCAACTACAAGTTATTGTTTTAAAGCAAAAAATATACATCTTTTAAATGAAGCAATCAAAATTCTTAATGTCTTTGGAAAAACTTATCTTATTGAAGAAGAACAATTTGCAAGCTTTGTAGCCTTAACGGGTTCTGCACCTGCTTTTATTTATGAGTTTATAAAAGCTTTTAAAGAATATGCTTTTTTAAACAACTATAAAGAAGAAATATCAAATGATTTTATTAAAGAAACAATAATTGGATCAACAATGGCTGCTCTTGAAAATAGCATTAGTTTAGATGAAATGATAAAAAAAATAATTGTACCAAATGGACCAACAGAATTCGGTCATAATACTTTGATTGAAAATAATTTTAAAGAAATATTAATAAAATGTTTTGAAAATACAAAAAGTAAAGCATAA
- a CDS encoding lipoprotein, which produces MKKLLSFLAVFGITSTTIAPTIVACQAVPIDRTFTNVNSVEKLWDTKNVKSISLSNVIEIKEENQTKEENQTKKYNYWLELNKLAKRLNELVQYRISSDTKQNFIDSKPKYDIYYFGEKLNTFDADPNGNEKSNELNINNIIEPLVENQNNKKIFEIPMSFVLKIEGDSSSTHKDKVGPNKGLDFYLTSKASFEYDKKESKYNFNPLFNLIDYKDYKNKGFVELEKNTLYLDDDQYYRDSKEFNKTLYNDKAYVTSWVYVSLMRKLLQENYNNYIYEIYSQKNLNDVNNDEWQTLTIYNLLRYEYSYWIKTSSDQPNYTFVNRTFGIGKNGGLDDNESNEFISFTTTGKATFKILDQDITIKTSVIK; this is translated from the coding sequence ATGAAAAAACTTTTATCTTTTTTAGCGGTTTTTGGTATTACTTCAACAACAATTGCTCCAACAATTGTTGCTTGTCAAGCTGTACCAATTGATAGAACTTTTACAAATGTTAATTCTGTAGAAAAATTATGAGATACAAAGAATGTAAAATCAATTTCTTTATCAAATGTGATTGAAATTAAAGAAGAAAATCAAACAAAAGAAGAAAATCAAACAAAAAAGTATAACTATTGATTAGAATTGAATAAACTAGCTAAAAGGTTAAATGAATTAGTTCAATACAGAATTAGTTCTGATACTAAACAAAATTTTATCGATTCAAAACCTAAGTATGATATTTATTATTTTGGAGAAAAACTTAATACATTTGATGCTGATCCTAATGGAAATGAAAAGTCTAATGAATTAAATATTAATAATATTATTGAACCATTAGTAGAAAACCAGAATAATAAAAAAATATTTGAAATACCAATGAGTTTTGTTTTAAAAATTGAGGGAGATAGTTCAAGTACACATAAGGATAAAGTTGGACCAAATAAAGGTTTGGACTTTTATTTGACTAGTAAAGCTTCATTTGAATATGATAAAAAGGAAAGCAAATATAATTTTAACCCTTTATTTAATTTAATTGATTATAAAGATTATAAAAATAAGGGTTTTGTAGAACTTGAAAAGAATACTTTATATCTTGATGATGACCAATATTATAGAGATAGCAAAGAATTTAATAAAACACTGTATAATGACAAAGCATATGTTACTAGTTGAGTTTATGTTAGTTTAATGAGAAAATTATTACAAGAAAACTACAATAATTATATTTATGAAATTTATAGTCAAAAAAACTTAAATGATGTAAATAATGACGAATGACAAACATTAACTATTTATAATTTATTAAGATATGAATATAGTTATTGAATTAAGACAAGTAGTGATCAACCTAATTACACATTTGTAAATAGAACTTTTGGAATAGGCAAAAATGGTGGATTAGATGATAATGAATCAAATGAATTTATCAGTTTTACAACTACTGGAAAAGCTACTTTTAAAATATTAGATCAAGATATAACAATTAAAACTAGTGTAATCAAATAA
- the nusB gene encoding transcription antitermination factor NusB, whose amino-acid sequence MEKSITYLKKQRRSSVQILYKLSILNEDIDKIKQEVLDNSQFDKLDDDLINYILKILDQYETIKQSILKLIPNNWSWERLPNIIKAILSVSAFEIINNINPKAVVINEAIEMVREFLPSWDTNFINGLLDKIN is encoded by the coding sequence ATGGAAAAATCAATAACATACTTAAAAAAACAAAGAAGAAGCTCTGTGCAAATACTATATAAATTATCTATTTTAAATGAAGATATTGATAAAATTAAACAAGAAGTTTTAGATAACAGTCAATTTGATAAATTAGACGATGATTTAATAAATTATATTTTAAAAATTTTAGATCAATACGAAACTATAAAACAAAGCATTTTAAAATTAATTCCTAACAATTGATCATGAGAAAGATTACCTAATATCATAAAAGCAATTTTAAGTGTAAGTGCTTTTGAAATTATAAATAATATTAATCCAAAAGCTGTTGTTATAAACGAAGCTATTGAAATGGTTAGAGAATTTTTGCCTAGCTGAGATACAAACTTTATTAATGGTTTATTAGATAAAATTAATTAG
- the xseA gene encoding exodeoxyribonuclease VII large subunit, which yields MSIPVLKISELNKNIKYYLETNHAFKNVSVKGEVANLTYNKSGHIYFSLKDSDAKIDCAIWKSNAQKFIDLNPSEGDEIIALGSLSYYPPSGKITFTIVDVKLDGVGELAIIYKKRKEEIENLGWTLLENKKQIPTKPENIGIVTAPTGAAIEDLISTMKRRYPLVNIYLFPAMVQGEQAAKDIANKIRLANNFSIKLDVLIVGRGGGSYEDLWSFNEMEVLKEIYNSKIPIISAVGHEPDNTLADLVADKRASTPTGAGEIATPDRANLLKILENKRKEFSDIISYKLSLTKNNLSNQKEHLNNNIKNKFKQVKDILNNFHLGINKSMSTLIKISKNDIDQKQKSLRNSLENRLEFTKNDLKNLKEKILFLSPLKPLEKGFVILKQNEKVIFSVKSVKNNNDITAIFKDGELILNIK from the coding sequence ATGTCAATACCTGTGTTAAAAATATCTGAGTTAAATAAAAATATTAAATATTATTTAGAAACAAATCATGCTTTTAAAAACGTATCTGTAAAAGGTGAGGTTGCAAATTTAACTTATAACAAGTCTGGACATATTTATTTTTCACTTAAAGATAGTGATGCAAAAATAGATTGTGCTATTTGAAAATCAAATGCTCAAAAGTTTATAGATCTTAATCCTAGTGAAGGTGACGAAATAATTGCACTAGGTTCTCTAAGTTATTATCCACCTTCAGGTAAAATAACTTTTACAATTGTTGATGTTAAACTTGATGGAGTTGGAGAACTTGCAATTATATATAAGAAAAGAAAAGAAGAGATAGAAAATTTAGGTTGAACACTTTTAGAAAATAAAAAACAAATACCTACTAAACCAGAAAATATTGGAATAGTAACAGCTCCAACCGGAGCTGCAATAGAAGATTTAATTTCTACAATGAAAAGAAGATATCCGCTTGTAAACATTTATTTATTTCCAGCAATGGTTCAAGGTGAACAAGCTGCTAAAGATATTGCTAATAAAATAAGATTAGCAAATAATTTTAGTATTAAACTTGATGTCTTAATTGTTGGTAGAGGTGGAGGAAGTTATGAAGACTTGTGAAGCTTTAATGAAATGGAAGTTTTAAAAGAAATTTATAACTCTAAAATACCTATCATTTCTGCTGTAGGTCATGAACCTGATAATACATTAGCAGATCTTGTTGCAGATAAACGAGCATCTACTCCAACTGGTGCAGGAGAAATCGCTACACCTGATAGAGCAAATCTTTTAAAAATATTAGAAAATAAAAGAAAAGAATTTAGTGATATTATTTCTTACAAACTTTCTTTAACTAAAAATAATTTAAGTAATCAAAAAGAACATCTAAATAATAATATTAAGAATAAATTTAAGCAAGTTAAAGATATTTTAAATAATTTTCATCTAGGTATAAATAAAAGTATGAGTACACTAATTAAAATATCTAAAAATGATATTGATCAAAAACAAAAAAGTTTAAGAAATTCATTAGAAAATAGATTAGAATTTACAAAGAATGATTTAAAAAACTTAAAAGAAAAAATATTATTTTTAAGTCCTCTAAAGCCATTAGAGAAAGGTTTTGTAATTTTAAAACAAAATGAAAAAGTTATTTTTTCTGTTAAGAGTGTAAAAAATAACAATGATATAACAGCTATTTTTAAAGATGGAGAGTTAATTTTAAATATAAAATAA
- the xseB gene encoding exodeoxyribonuclease VII small subunit — protein MENKSFKETLETIRNISNKLNEPSTSMEEAIVLYKQGTEMIKQAEEQLTKIEGEVKKVLENNQLEDFK, from the coding sequence ATGGAAAACAAAAGTTTTAAAGAGACATTAGAAACTATAAGAAACATTTCAAATAAATTAAACGAACCTTCAACAAGTATGGAAGAAGCAATAGTCCTTTATAAACAAGGAACCGAAATGATTAAACAAGCAGAAGAACAATTAACAAAAATTGAAGGTGAAGTAAAAAAAGTTTTAGAAAATAATCAGTTAGAAGATTTTAAATAA
- a CDS encoding 1-deoxy-D-xylulose-5-phosphate synthase N-terminal domain-containing protein, with product MRLSELKNFKSLFNNFNINELNELCEEIRTFLNNTLNKKGGHIASNLGVVELTVALLSFFNLDESIILFDTGHQSYVYKMLTNRLKLFDKLYEFKGLSNFQEISESQYDWISNGHSGTALAYASAYSFLNAKKNIISIIGDAAFCGSYTTSSLLNLIKSPNKTITIINDNDQSIGNYDIKIKDLKSYSESLGYNYLYCDNGNDLLKIFKILKHASSIDNHVIIHIKTIKGLNYDKKFELSFNHTIKEDVSKSYQILVANQIEQVFDKDSILICPAMLNSSCFSNLKTNWPKNVFDCGINEEVCALMASGFAKLNKKVYISVYSTFFQRMFDQLIHDIVRNNWNITFLIDRAGLNYSGGVSHHGIYDVGVANLFNNSLIYQPFLKKDILKIKDLVSNNNNLLFIRYEKANVCDIDLDFDNNEMWIELIYNKNNKKTLITYGTQLEEFYYAIKNNNLNINLVNARYVNHIDKIIIAKHQKNNLFIYEQIINDNNLAYKIKREFKDINVKNFYIKNPIIGHGKKNDVLQELGLDTKFVLNFINKN from the coding sequence ATGAGATTATCTGAATTAAAAAATTTTAAAAGCTTATTTAATAATTTTAATATAAATGAATTAAATGAACTATGTGAAGAAATAAGAACATTTTTAAATAACACCTTAAATAAAAAAGGTGGTCATATAGCAAGTAACTTAGGAGTAGTTGAACTAACAGTCGCTCTTTTAAGTTTTTTTAATTTAGATGAATCAATTATATTATTTGATACAGGTCATCAATCTTATGTTTATAAAATGCTAACTAATCGATTGAAGTTATTTGATAAATTATATGAATTTAAAGGTTTATCTAATTTTCAAGAAATCAGTGAAAGTCAATATGATTGAATTTCAAATGGTCATAGTGGAACAGCTTTAGCATATGCTTCTGCATATTCTTTTTTAAATGCTAAAAAAAATATTATTTCAATTATTGGTGATGCTGCATTTTGTGGATCTTATACAACTTCAAGTCTATTAAACTTAATTAAATCACCAAACAAAACAATAACTATTATTAATGATAATGATCAATCTATTGGAAATTATGATATTAAAATTAAAGATTTAAAAAGTTATAGTGAATCATTGGGATACAATTATTTATATTGTGATAATGGTAATGATTTATTAAAAATATTTAAAATTTTAAAACATGCATCAAGTATCGATAATCACGTAATAATTCATATTAAAACAATTAAAGGTTTAAATTATGATAAAAAATTTGAATTAAGTTTTAATCATACCATTAAAGAAGATGTTAGTAAAAGTTATCAAATATTAGTAGCTAATCAAATTGAGCAAGTATTTGATAAAGATTCTATTTTAATTTGTCCTGCTATGTTAAACTCAAGTTGTTTTTCTAATCTAAAGACAAACTGACCAAAAAATGTATTTGATTGTGGAATTAACGAAGAAGTTTGTGCGTTAATGGCATCTGGATTTGCTAAACTTAATAAAAAAGTGTACATATCAGTTTATTCAACTTTTTTTCAGAGAATGTTTGATCAACTAATACATGACATTGTAAGAAATAATTGAAATATAACTTTTCTTATCGATAGGGCAGGTTTAAATTACAGTGGGGGAGTTAGTCACCATGGAATTTATGATGTAGGGGTAGCAAATCTGTTTAATAATAGTTTAATATATCAACCTTTTTTAAAAAAAGATATTTTAAAGATAAAAGATTTAGTATCAAATAACAATAATTTACTTTTTATTCGTTATGAAAAAGCAAATGTTTGTGATATTGACTTAGATTTTGATAATAATGAAATGTGAATAGAATTAATTTATAATAAAAATAATAAAAAAACTTTAATTACATATGGAACTCAGTTAGAAGAATTTTATTACGCCATAAAAAACAATAATTTAAATATAAATCTTGTTAATGCTAGGTATGTAAATCATATTGATAAAATTATAATTGCAAAACATCAAAAGAATAATTTATTTATATATGAGCAAATAATTAATGACAATAATTTAGCTTATAAAATAAAAAGAGAATTTAAAGACATTAATGTTAAAAATTTTTATATAAAAAATCCAATAATTGGACATGGAAAAAAAAATGATGTGCTTCAAGAGTTGGGATTGGACACAAAATTTGTATTGAATTTTATAAATAAAAACTAA
- a CDS encoding TlyA family RNA methyltransferase has product MKERLDQILLNKNLFENRNKARSYIIDGKVLVNNEKITKPGTMYDHEKIVLKILREEKEYVSRAGKKLEKAITKWNIDLKDKVCLDIGSSTGGFTDCCLNFNASFVYAVDVGTNQLDWKLRSNKNVKAMEKTNFRNVDKSFFDKKIDFFCCDVSFISVEKILKPLETIVEENVKGVILIKPQFESDKEDVKNGKINSKLVHKKSINRVIEYCNKYNFFINDISYSPILGNKKKNIEYLCYIKKLNNNINNNINQNYISNLVDECWGYFKDLENE; this is encoded by the coding sequence ATGAAAGAAAGATTAGATCAAATATTGCTTAATAAAAACTTATTTGAGAATAGAAATAAAGCTAGAAGTTATATAATCGATGGAAAAGTTCTTGTTAATAATGAAAAAATAACTAAACCCGGAACCATGTATGATCATGAAAAAATAGTTTTAAAAATTCTTAGAGAAGAAAAAGAATATGTCAGTAGAGCTGGTAAAAAATTAGAAAAAGCAATCACAAAATGAAACATAGATTTAAAAGATAAAGTTTGTTTAGATATAGGCAGTTCTACTGGTGGTTTTACTGACTGTTGTTTAAACTTTAATGCATCTTTCGTTTATGCAGTTGATGTTGGAACAAATCAATTAGATTGAAAATTAAGGTCTAATAAAAATGTTAAAGCTATGGAAAAAACTAATTTTAGAAATGTTGATAAAAGTTTTTTTGATAAGAAAATTGATTTTTTTTGTTGTGATGTAAGTTTCATCTCTGTTGAAAAAATTCTAAAACCTTTAGAAACTATTGTTGAAGAAAACGTTAAGGGAGTAATTTTAATTAAACCACAATTTGAGTCAGATAAAGAAGACGTAAAAAATGGAAAAATAAATTCAAAGTTAGTTCATAAAAAAAGCATTAATAGAGTTATAGAATATTGTAATAAGTATAATTTTTTTATTAATGATATTAGTTATTCACCAATATTAGGAAATAAGAAAAAAAATATCGAATATCTTTGCTATATAAAAAAATTAAATAATAATATAAATAATAATATAAATCAAAATTATATAAGTAATTTAGTTGATGAATGTTGAGGATATTTTAAGGATTTAGAAAATGAATAA
- a CDS encoding Y-family DNA polymerase translates to MNKSKVIFLLDMDAFYASCHIAQNPNLKDKVVVVASPNRRAIITTASYKARSFGIKAGMPLFKAEELCKDVYQIDSDFALYIKYSQMVFDIIYKNFSKKIEVASIDECYIDVTHVWKKYKTVKNCATVLKDLIYKETGLTCSIGISVNKFLAKSCVDFNKPNGVSILLPDKIKEVLWPMPVKEMFMVGSATEEILNNNEIYTIQDLAKSDVNKIYKILGKRGLTLFLWANGGGDNNVESDENEFRSIGNEFTLNYTTADIDEIEEMIYELSLKVCDRAKKRFLKGKTISIVLKYEKNKDTTFNKKEHKKHRNHQSSLEIPTNEHEVVYSVAKKCFYDVWTGDPILLIGVRLANMIDDINDKKQLKIEDINLYERVNLNDIQKIIYDLELKFGNKNIFTGDKLIKYNQKNRGQSKYLEDDDVHLSNKQVIEKWKTKKKD, encoded by the coding sequence ATGAATAAAAGTAAAGTAATTTTTTTATTAGATATGGATGCTTTTTATGCAAGTTGTCATATTGCACAAAATCCAAATTTAAAAGATAAAGTTGTTGTTGTTGCTTCACCAAATAGAAGAGCTATAATTACTACAGCTAGTTACAAGGCAAGAAGTTTTGGAATAAAAGCTGGTATGCCACTTTTTAAAGCAGAAGAACTTTGTAAAGATGTTTATCAAATTGATAGTGATTTTGCATTATATATTAAGTACTCACAAATGGTTTTTGATATAATTTACAAAAACTTTTCTAAAAAAATTGAGGTTGCTTCGATTGATGAATGTTACATTGATGTTACACATGTTTGAAAAAAATATAAAACTGTAAAAAATTGTGCAACTGTTTTAAAAGATTTGATTTATAAAGAAACAGGATTAACTTGTTCTATAGGAATAAGTGTTAATAAATTTTTAGCTAAATCTTGTGTTGATTTTAATAAACCAAATGGAGTTTCAATACTACTTCCTGATAAAATTAAAGAAGTTTTATGACCCATGCCTGTAAAAGAAATGTTTATGGTAGGTAGTGCTACTGAAGAAATTTTGAATAATAATGAAATTTATACTATTCAAGACTTAGCAAAAAGTGATGTAAACAAAATTTATAAAATTTTAGGAAAAAGAGGTTTAACACTATTCTTATGAGCTAATGGTGGTGGAGATAATAATGTTGAAAGTGATGAAAATGAATTTAGATCAATCGGAAATGAATTTACTTTAAACTACACTACAGCAGATATTGATGAAATTGAAGAAATGATTTATGAATTAAGTTTAAAAGTTTGTGATCGTGCAAAAAAAAGATTTTTAAAAGGTAAAACAATAAGTATTGTTTTAAAATATGAAAAAAATAAAGATACAACTTTTAATAAAAAAGAACATAAAAAACATAGAAATCATCAATCTAGTTTAGAAATTCCTACTAACGAACACGAAGTAGTATATTCTGTTGCTAAAAAATGTTTTTATGATGTATGAACAGGTGATCCTATTTTATTAATTGGTGTGAGATTAGCTAATATGATTGATGATATAAACGATAAAAAGCAATTAAAAATTGAAGATATTAATTTATATGAAAGAGTGAATCTTAATGATATTCAAAAAATAATTTATGATCTTGAGTTAAAATTTGGAAATAAAAATATTTTTACTGGTGATAAACTAATAAAGTATAATCAAAAAAATAGAGGGCAAAGCAAGTATTTAGAAGATGATGATGTCCATCTATCTAACAAACAAGTCATTGAAAAGTGAAAAACAAAAAAGAAAGACTAA
- a CDS encoding SprT-like domain-containing protein: MNSPQIDDIILELSSIHHQLNILLFNNTLKKIKINVADNIRAKNKLTKGHFEAFSNWEDSGMQITIWTLSLNGDPYSVIEVLIHEMIHQWNFQNSIKDVENNGRHNKNFRDTALKYGLELPKTIRGKGTNDHGKGFNRTTLSNYLRDIIKNKLDFNWKVLEFKHKYAINYSPTNYKKRYRYNCLCNSRDKNTYMVKFTSSILLNIKCLDCNNIFKVD, encoded by the coding sequence TTGAATAGTCCACAAATAGATGACATTATTTTAGAGTTAAGTTCAATTCATCATCAACTCAATATATTATTATTTAACAACACATTAAAAAAAATCAAAATTAATGTTGCTGACAATATTAGAGCTAAAAATAAATTAACAAAAGGGCATTTTGAAGCTTTTAGTAACTGAGAAGATAGTGGGATGCAAATTACAATATGAACTTTATCTTTAAACGGAGACCCCTACTCTGTTATTGAAGTATTAATTCACGAAATGATACATCAATGAAATTTTCAAAATAGTATTAAAGATGTAGAAAATAATGGTAGACATAATAAAAATTTCAGAGATACAGCTTTAAAATATGGTTTAGAACTGCCAAAAACTATTAGAGGAAAAGGTACCAATGATCATGGAAAAGGTTTTAATCGTACTACTTTATCTAATTATTTAAGAGATATCATTAAAAACAAACTTGATTTTAATTGAAAAGTTTTAGAATTTAAACATAAATATGCAATAAATTACTCACCTACAAATTATAAAAAAAGATATCGATATAATTGTTTATGTAATAGTAGGGATAAAAATACTTACATGGTTAAATTCACAAGTAGTATTCTTCTAAATATTAAATGTTTAGACTGTAATAATATTTTTAAAGTAGATTAA
- the coaE gene encoding dephospho-CoA kinase (Dephospho-CoA kinase (CoaE) performs the final step in coenzyme A biosynthesis.) has protein sequence MKLIGICGYIGSGKTTMINYLKTKPNFFVIEADEISKHVLYEKNVLSFLKTNIPECLTNNIIDKDKLRNTVFNNPEINDKFVAIMWPLITLKIKEIIKGKKNNYEIIFVEAAMINGLDIKFNKTILLTKSESQRLDSVKKRDNREFEEIKSITKYQKEKLKNMEFDYTLVNNHNKTTFYKKIDELIEKIK, from the coding sequence TTGAAATTAATAGGTATATGCGGTTATATAGGTAGTGGCAAAACTACTATGATAAATTATTTAAAAACTAAACCAAACTTTTTTGTTATTGAAGCTGATGAAATAAGTAAGCATGTTTTGTATGAAAAAAATGTATTAAGTTTCTTAAAAACTAACATTCCAGAATGTTTAACAAATAATATTATTGATAAAGATAAATTAAGAAATACCGTATTTAATAATCCTGAAATTAATGATAAATTTGTAGCAATTATGTGACCTTTAATAACTTTAAAAATAAAAGAAATAATTAAAGGAAAAAAGAATAATTATGAAATTATTTTTGTAGAAGCTGCTATGATAAATGGTTTAGATATAAAATTCAATAAAACAATTTTATTAACAAAAAGTGAAAGTCAACGTTTAGATAGTGTAAAAAAAAGAGATAATCGTGAGTTTGAAGAAATAAAATCAATTACTAAGTATCAAAAAGAAAAACTTAAAAATATGGAATTTGATTACACATTAGTAAATAATCATAATAAGACAACTTTTTACAAAAAAATTGATGAATTGATTGAAAAAATTAAATAA